From a single Lolium rigidum isolate FL_2022 chromosome 7, APGP_CSIRO_Lrig_0.1, whole genome shotgun sequence genomic region:
- the LOC124679393 gene encoding pentatricopeptide repeat-containing protein At3g26540-like → MAAAATSSSAAIVSATSAHIAAGRLFAALDTLTPAWYSSRIPSSLYASLLRLATSHRSLSAARRIAAHFVTSTYSPSTSTSRSPVPTFLLNRAIESLAACGSLADARELFDLMPRRDGGSWNAIIYASSRAGKPTEALSLFANMYSLGVRPSDVTMASVLACCAECLNLCGAQQLHGHISKRHLQSNVILGTALVDVYGKCLLLPQARRAFDGISEPNAISWNVIIRRYLLAGMGDMAVDMFFRMVWAGVRPLVYTVSHAISACRDNNALKEGRCIHTFVLRHGYEQHVHVQSAVVDLYAKCGAIDAAQRLFNLAPVKDMVISTSILSGLASCGRIDDAKRVFEGMEERNLVSWNAMLTGYIRSMDLTGALHFFQQMRKETKEFDAVTLGSVLNACTGMLDIGKGEEVHAFAFKSGLFSHPFLKNALLRMYCKCGCLRSAERLLVFEMGSDRDIYSWNSLISGYERHSMSEAALYVLSEMQSEVTPYQSTFSSALAACANIFLLKHGKQIHAYVIRNGYEVDDILRSALVDMYCKCGLLECAIRVFEAGPSRDVILWNSMIFGCAHSGKGEYGLGLFDEMQKQGIRADSATFFGALVSCISEGHVELGRNYFTRMIDESIIPRMEHYECMIELFGKHGYMAELEEFVDHMPFEPTFAMWLRIFDCCREYGNRKLGERAAKCINDSNPLTHVRYEATPD, encoded by the coding sequence atggccgccgccgccacctctagtTCCGCCGCAATCGTGTCAGCAACCTCCGCCCACATAGCCGCCGGACGCCTCTTTGCTGCCCTAGACACCCTCACCCCTGCCTGGTACTCCTCCCGGATTCCTTCCTCTCTCTACGCATCCCTCCTCCGCTTGGCCACGTCCCACCGCTCCCTCTCTGCCGCCCGCCGTATCGCGGCCCACTTCGTCACTTCCACGTATtccccctccacctccacctcccgctCACCAGTACCCACCTTCCTTTTGAACCGCGCAATCGAGTCTCTTGCAGCCTGCGGCAGCCTCGCCGACGCGCGGGAACTGTTTGATTTAATGCCTCGCCGGGATGGTGGATCTTGGAATGCTATCATCTATGCTTCATCCCGCGCCGGGAAGCCCACTGAGGCGCTTTCCCTCTTTGCCAATATGTACTCCCTCGGCGTTCGTCCCAGCGATGTTACAATGGCATCAGTGCTCGCCTGTTGTGCCGAGTGCCTCAACCTGTGTGGTGCCCAGCAGCTCCACGGCCATATCTCAAAGCGGCACTTGCAGTCCAACGTCATTCTTGGCACGGCACTGGTCGATGTGTACGGGAAGTGTTTGTTGCTTCCACAGGCGAGGCGGGCATTTGATGGTATTTCGGAACCTAATGCCATTTCATGGAATGTCATTATCCGGCGTTATCTTCTTGCTGGGATGGGGGATATGGCGGTTGACATGTTCTTCAGGATGGTCTGGGCAGGAGTTAGGCCGCTTGTTTATACTGTTTCCCATGCAATTAGCGCTTGCCGGGATAACAATGCGCTTAAAGAAGGACGGTGCATACATACTTTTGTGCTCCGACATGGGTATGAGCAGCATGTGCATGTGCAGAGCGCGGTCGTGGATCTGTACGCCAAATGTGGTGCCATCGATGCAGCCCAAAGGCTCTTCAACCTGGCACCAGTGAAGGACATGGTAATATCAACTTCAATTTTGTCTGGACTTGCTTCTTGTGGGAGGATTGATGATGCAAAGAGGGTGTTCGAGGGAATGGAAGAGCGCAATCTAGTGTCCTGGAATGCTATGTTAACCGGCTATATCAGGTCCATGGATCTGACTGGTGCTTTGCATTTCTTCCAACAGATGAGGAAGGAGACAAAGGAGTTTGATGCTGTTACACTTGGTTCAGTGCTCAATGCTTGTACTGGGATGCTTGATATCGGGAAAGGTGAGGAGGTTCATGCATTCGCTTTCAAGTCTGGTTTGTTCAGTCACCCTTTCCTGAAGAATGCTCTTCTGAGGATGTACTGCAAGTGCGGATGTCTGAGGAGTGCAGAACGGCTTCTTGTATTCGAGATGGGATCAGACAGAGACATATACTCCTGGAACTCGCTTATCTCAGGTTATGAACGCCACTCCATGAGTGAAGCAGCTCTTTATGTACTGAGTGAGATGCAATCTGAGGTAACTCCTTACCAGTCCACGTTCAGCTCGGCGCTGGCAGCCTGTGCCAACATTTTTCTGCTTAAGCACGGCAAGCAGATTCACGCGTACGTAATCAGAAACGGCTATGAGGTTGATGATATACTGCGAAGTGCACTGGTTGACATGTACTGCAAGTGCGGGCTGTTGGAGTGTGCCATCAGGGTATTTGAGGCAGGGCCATCTCGTGACGTCATCCTGTGGAATTCAATGATCTTCGGATGTGCTCACAGTGGCAAAGGTGAGTATGGGCTTGGACTGTTTGATGAAATGCAGAAGCAGGGTATTAGGGCAGACTCCGCCACTTTCTTTGGCGCACTGGTTTCATGTATCAGCGAGGGGCATGTTGAGTTAGGGAGGAATTATTTCACTCGGATGATTGATGAATCCATCATTCCTCGCATGGAGCACTATGAATGCATGATTGAGCTGTTCGGCAAGCATGGATACATGGCTGAGCTCGAGGAGTTTGTCGACCACATGCCGTTTGAGCCCACATTTGCAATGTGGCTAAGGATCTTTGACTGCTGCAGGGAATATGGCAATAGGAAATTAGGGGAGCGGGCTGCCAAGTGCATCAACGACAGCAATCCCCTGACACACGTTCGATATGAGGCTACTCCAGACTAG